From a region of the Ardenticatena maritima genome:
- a CDS encoding glycosyltransferase, translating into MKPSEKKLRILLSLTYYRPHVSGLTIYVQRLAEALAARGHTVTVLTSQYDKHLPQEEVINGVRVVREPVAFWISKGAIMPGYFRTAARLLREHDVAAINLPNTFVEAFTLPFLARYVYRRPVIATYHCDVNLPPSLFNRLVDEAVFISNVVAGLMVDRFVAYTDDYANFSRVLRRFPHKREIIPPPVVVADADDEAVEAFKAQHAPNGEHLIGFAARFATEKGVEYVLEALPLIRQELPNVKVLFAGEYQNVIGEEAYRERLWPLVQAAGEHWEFLGVLDPQQMAVFYKACDVTILPSINSTESFGLVQVESMLCGTPVVASDLPGVRVPIRTTQMGRIVPPRDARALADAIVEVIRHRAEYVQPREVIEQHFSLQTTVERYEALFRKLLDEVHGTPSYVNDDATNGIVPPAERDYLRDHLESVPPFRALLRSVECKLFAEAGPIENPVLDLGCGDGHFAQMAFGRPLFAGIDPDEQIVREAAQRGVYRFPLVASATHMPFPDAFFKTVVANCVVEHIPDLEAVLRETYRVLQPGGRFIFGVPSHRFADMLLGSTLFQKLGLSTLARAYGDWFNRHSAHFHTYDPQTWQDLLNMHGFEVDHWEYYITPEGHKAFDLGHYVGVPRLLSRILTGKWVAFPNPVSTALFEAWLRPHYEARPRGEGPYIFFHARKPAD; encoded by the coding sequence ATGAAGCCGTCTGAAAAAAAACTGCGCATTTTACTTTCGCTGACCTACTACCGCCCCCACGTATCGGGGCTGACCATCTATGTCCAGCGGCTTGCCGAAGCCCTTGCCGCCCGCGGTCATACCGTGACCGTACTCACCTCGCAATACGATAAGCACCTGCCGCAAGAAGAAGTTATCAACGGCGTGCGCGTCGTGCGCGAACCGGTCGCCTTCTGGATCAGCAAAGGGGCTATCATGCCGGGCTACTTCCGCACCGCCGCCCGCCTCTTGCGCGAGCATGATGTCGCCGCCATCAACCTGCCCAACACGTTTGTGGAAGCCTTCACCCTGCCCTTTCTGGCGCGCTACGTGTACCGTCGCCCGGTGATTGCCACCTACCACTGCGATGTGAATTTGCCGCCCAGCCTCTTCAACCGCCTAGTGGATGAAGCCGTCTTCATCAGCAACGTTGTGGCGGGGCTGATGGTTGACCGCTTCGTCGCCTACACCGACGACTACGCCAACTTTAGCCGTGTGCTGCGGCGCTTCCCCCACAAGCGTGAAATCATTCCGCCGCCGGTGGTTGTTGCCGATGCTGACGATGAAGCGGTGGAGGCGTTCAAAGCGCAACACGCCCCCAACGGCGAACACCTGATTGGCTTTGCCGCCCGTTTCGCCACCGAAAAGGGCGTTGAGTACGTGCTGGAAGCGTTGCCGCTTATTCGCCAGGAACTGCCCAACGTCAAAGTGCTGTTCGCCGGCGAATATCAGAACGTGATTGGCGAAGAAGCCTACCGCGAGCGATTGTGGCCGCTGGTGCAAGCCGCCGGCGAGCACTGGGAGTTTTTGGGCGTGCTGGACCCCCAACAAATGGCGGTGTTCTACAAAGCGTGTGATGTGACCATTCTGCCCAGTATCAACAGCACCGAAAGTTTTGGGCTGGTGCAGGTGGAAAGCATGTTGTGCGGCACGCCCGTTGTCGCCAGCGATTTGCCCGGCGTGCGGGTCCCCATTCGCACAACGCAAATGGGGCGCATTGTGCCCCCGCGCGATGCACGCGCCCTTGCTGACGCCATTGTGGAAGTCATCCGCCATCGTGCTGAATACGTTCAACCGCGTGAGGTCATCGAGCAACATTTTTCGCTTCAAACAACGGTCGAACGCTACGAAGCGCTCTTCCGCAAACTGCTGGACGAAGTCCACGGCACACCATCCTACGTGAACGATGATGCCACCAATGGCATTGTGCCCCCCGCCGAACGCGACTACCTGCGCGACCATCTGGAAAGCGTGCCGCCGTTTCGGGCGCTCTTGCGCAGCGTGGAATGCAAACTCTTCGCGGAGGCGGGTCCCATTGAAAACCCCGTGCTCGATTTGGGGTGCGGCGATGGGCACTTTGCCCAAATGGCGTTTGGGCGACCACTCTTTGCCGGCATAGACCCAGACGAACAGATTGTTCGCGAAGCCGCCCAACGCGGCGTGTACCGTTTTCCGCTTGTCGCCAGCGCCACGCACATGCCCTTCCCGGACGCCTTCTTCAAGACGGTTGTAGCCAACTGCGTGGTTGAACACATCCCCGACCTGGAAGCCGTGTTGCGCGAAACCTACCGCGTTCTGCAACCGGGTGGGCGTTTCATCTTTGGCGTACCCAGCCACCGCTTTGCGGATATGTTGCTGGGGTCAACCCTCTTCCAGAAACTGGGGCTCTCAACACTCGCCCGCGCCTACGGCGATTGGTTCAACCGCCATTCGGCGCACTTCCACACCTACGACCCGCAAACCTGGCAAGACTTGCTCAACATGCACGGGTTTGAAGTAGACCATTGGGAATACTACATCACGCCGGAGGGGCACAAGGCCTTTGACCTTGGGCACTACGTGGGCGTTCCACGCCTTCTCAGCCGCATTCTGACCGGCAAATGGGTGGCGTTCCCCAATCCGGTGAGCACGGCGCTTTTCGAGGCGTGGCTGCGCCCACATTATGAAGCACGCCCACGTGGTGAAGGTCCGTACATCTTTTTCCATGCGCGCAAACCGGCCGATTGA
- a CDS encoding SDR family NAD(P)-dependent oxidoreductase, translating into MARILVTGGAGFIGSNLVARLLQQGHDVVVYDNLSRSGCDANVAWLNEIAATSAGTLHLVRGDVADFESLQRAAEGAQRIYHLAGQVAVTTSVKDPRADFEANALGTFNVLEAARLVADNPIVLYSSTNKVYGGMEDVGVVEEATRYRYAHLPFGVPETQPLDFHSPYGCSKGAGDQYVRDYHRIYGIRSVVMRQSCIYGYRQFGIEDQGWVAWFIIAALKSRPITIYGDGKQVRDVLFIDDLLDAYDAAIAHIDRTAGNVYNIGGGPENTMSIWAEFGPLLERLLGRTIPVTYADWRPGDQRVYISDIRKAERDFGWRPKIGVEEGVTRLFHWVRDNMHLFAHL; encoded by the coding sequence ATGGCTCGTATTTTGGTGACAGGGGGCGCTGGTTTCATCGGTTCAAACCTGGTCGCGCGCTTGCTCCAACAGGGGCATGATGTGGTGGTGTACGACAATCTTTCACGCTCAGGATGCGACGCCAACGTCGCCTGGCTCAACGAGATTGCCGCCACGAGCGCGGGCACACTGCATCTGGTGCGCGGCGATGTCGCCGATTTTGAAAGCCTGCAACGCGCGGCGGAAGGGGCGCAACGCATCTACCACCTGGCGGGGCAAGTGGCGGTGACGACCTCGGTCAAAGACCCGCGCGCCGATTTTGAAGCCAACGCGCTGGGCACGTTCAACGTGCTGGAAGCCGCGCGGCTCGTCGCCGATAATCCGATTGTGTTGTACAGTAGCACAAACAAGGTGTATGGTGGTATGGAAGACGTAGGGGTGGTGGAAGAAGCCACACGCTACCGCTACGCACATTTGCCTTTTGGCGTGCCTGAAACGCAACCGCTCGACTTTCACTCCCCATATGGTTGCTCCAAAGGGGCAGGCGACCAATACGTGCGCGACTACCACCGCATTTACGGCATCCGTTCCGTGGTGATGCGGCAAAGTTGCATCTACGGCTATCGCCAGTTTGGTATCGAAGACCAGGGATGGGTGGCGTGGTTCATCATCGCCGCGTTGAAAAGTCGCCCGATTACCATCTACGGCGACGGGAAGCAAGTCCGCGATGTGCTCTTCATTGATGATTTGCTCGATGCATATGATGCAGCGATAGCGCATATTGACCGCACCGCGGGGAATGTGTACAACATTGGGGGTGGGCCCGAGAACACCATGAGCATCTGGGCGGAGTTTGGTCCCTTGCTGGAACGCTTGCTTGGGCGCACCATTCCTGTCACCTATGCCGATTGGCGCCCCGGCGACCAGCGTGTCTATATCAGCGATATCCGCAAAGCCGAACGTGATTTTGGCTGGCGACCGAAAATTGGTGTGGAAGAAGGCGTGACACGCTTGTTCCACTGGGTGCGCGACAATATGCACCTGTTCGCTCATCTGTAA
- a CDS encoding lysylphosphatidylglycerol synthase transmembrane domain-containing protein: MRRFLLSLTIGLLIFAAVFWNTDWAVLWDAFRNANGFLIALGFILTIAGVYFRAIRWRWFFWPQHERLRIGTLFDVVGIGYLINMLFPARAGDVVRSYLLSGWHDGEPTLPQALSATVFERLVDMLIIVVIVIGLLPFLPLPATLIRAGLLIGVGTVAVIIIASLLTIHPEWGRRQLTRVLRRVPRLHADTWAQRLFSLLDSFAVMHAPGVLARILFWSVPTWGLTILTYWVVILAFGVDVPPTVAALTIVAAAFGLALPSPGGLGPFEGAVTAALLLVGIEENLARGVALALHGVNFFGLIAAGLLGLARRGMGYRQMLAAMQSADER, encoded by the coding sequence ATGCGACGATTTTTACTCAGTTTGACAATTGGTCTGCTTATTTTCGCCGCTGTCTTCTGGAACACGGATTGGGCGGTATTGTGGGACGCATTCCGCAACGCAAACGGCTTCCTCATTGCTTTGGGGTTCATCCTCACCATCGCCGGCGTCTATTTTCGCGCCATTCGGTGGCGCTGGTTCTTCTGGCCGCAACATGAACGCCTGCGCATCGGCACATTGTTTGACGTAGTGGGTATTGGCTACCTCATCAACATGCTGTTTCCGGCGCGTGCGGGCGATGTTGTACGCAGTTATCTGCTTTCCGGCTGGCACGACGGCGAACCCACTTTGCCGCAAGCCCTTTCGGCGACGGTCTTTGAGCGGTTGGTGGACATGTTGATTATCGTCGTCATTGTGATAGGTCTTCTGCCCTTTCTGCCGCTGCCGGCGACGCTCATACGCGCCGGCCTGCTGATTGGCGTGGGAACCGTTGCGGTCATCATCATTGCCAGCCTGCTCACCATCCACCCTGAATGGGGGCGGCGGCAATTGACGCGCGTGCTGAGACGTGTACCGCGCCTTCACGCCGACACATGGGCGCAGCGGCTCTTCTCACTGCTTGACAGTTTCGCCGTCATGCATGCGCCTGGGGTGCTCGCGCGGATTCTCTTCTGGTCTGTGCCGACATGGGGCTTGACGATTTTGACGTACTGGGTCGTCATCCTCGCGTTCGGTGTTGATGTGCCGCCCACCGTGGCCGCATTGACGATTGTTGCGGCGGCGTTTGGTCTGGCGCTTCCCTCGCCGGGCGGGTTAGGTCCTTTCGAGGGGGCTGTGACCGCCGCCCTGCTTTTGGTCGGGATTGAAGAAAACCTGGCGCGGGGAGTGGCGCTCGCCCTGCATGGCGTCAACTTCTTTGGGCTGATTGCCGCCGGTCTGCTGGGATTGGCACGGCGCGGCATGGGATACAGGCAAATGCTCGCCGCCATGCAAAGCGCCGATGAACGCTGA
- a CDS encoding ArnT family glycosyltransferase, translated as MRQVRVWGALILLLAITLRVYGLDWDAGGRFHPDERLILSVAETRPATPYTRTDIRYPYGQLPLWLLAGLAPLLPEGLARPFAGDTFLATARVLAALADTATVVLVGGLAFTLYGAPSALLAMACVGLAVLHIQQAHFYTADILLAPLWVAATWALVCLARSPAGTRARYALTAGALIGLAMSAKITGALLLPALVIAHLAPGWQNSTGTWRTRWRSAWTDDAWGWFAPSLGTALGVFALVNPSVWQAFPAVRAAWHAEAAMVWGHIVPPYTRQFLDATPILYPITQQVQWFLGPTAALLAWGGTLWALWRAVRRRLAIGEVIVLAALLPAMGVILSAFAQFPRYWLPLFPLMALFGSGWLVRAVPRHWQPGAAMFGITPTLLYALAFVSLYKDAHPWWLASEWLCENIPPGAVLLVETWDQPLPVAGACDGRFVIITGDPYTPEGVAALPRLAEQADAIVLSSPRSWQTHARQSAHFPEAAAFYRSLFAGDQFEVAAVWRPEPSLGGVALSANLFTAAHVPTPSAWEASAPRRRIQMGRYDESFAVYDHPVVLILTRR; from the coding sequence ATGCGTCAGGTACGGGTGTGGGGGGCGCTGATTCTGCTCCTTGCCATCACACTCCGCGTGTATGGGCTGGATTGGGACGCCGGCGGCCGTTTTCACCCAGATGAGCGGCTCATCCTCTCGGTCGCCGAAACTAGACCCGCCACCCCCTACACCCGCACCGACATCCGCTACCCGTATGGGCAACTACCGCTCTGGTTGCTTGCAGGGCTTGCCCCGCTCCTTCCCGAAGGGCTGGCGCGCCCTTTCGCCGGCGATACGTTCCTAGCCACCGCCCGCGTGCTCGCCGCGCTTGCCGATACGGCAACCGTGGTACTCGTCGGGGGGTTGGCGTTCACGCTCTACGGCGCACCATCCGCCTTGCTGGCCATGGCGTGTGTGGGATTGGCGGTGCTGCACATTCAGCAAGCCCACTTCTACACCGCCGATATTCTGCTGGCGCCGCTCTGGGTCGCCGCCACATGGGCGCTGGTATGCCTCGCTCGCTCACCAGCCGGCACGCGCGCCCGCTACGCCCTGACCGCCGGCGCCCTGATTGGGCTGGCGATGAGCGCAAAAATCACGGGCGCGCTGCTGTTGCCGGCGCTCGTCATCGCGCACCTTGCGCCGGGCTGGCAAAACAGCACCGGCACATGGCGCACACGTTGGCGTTCCGCCTGGACAGACGACGCCTGGGGCTGGTTCGCGCCGTCGCTGGGCACAGCATTGGGCGTGTTCGCGCTGGTCAATCCGTCGGTCTGGCAAGCGTTCCCGGCGGTACGCGCCGCCTGGCACGCCGAAGCCGCGATGGTATGGGGGCACATTGTACCGCCCTACACACGCCAGTTTCTGGACGCCACCCCCATTCTCTACCCCATCACCCAACAAGTGCAATGGTTTTTGGGACCCACCGCCGCTCTGCTGGCATGGGGCGGCACGCTTTGGGCGCTCTGGCGTGCGGTACGCCGCCGCTTGGCGATTGGTGAAGTGATTGTGCTGGCGGCGCTGTTACCCGCCATGGGCGTCATTCTCTCGGCGTTTGCCCAGTTTCCGCGCTATTGGCTTCCGCTCTTCCCACTCATGGCCCTCTTCGGGAGCGGTTGGCTGGTGCGCGCGGTACCACGCCATTGGCAGCCAGGCGCCGCGATGTTTGGAATCACGCCAACCTTGTTGTATGCTTTGGCGTTCGTAAGCCTCTATAAAGACGCCCATCCCTGGTGGTTGGCGTCAGAATGGCTGTGTGAAAACATACCACCAGGCGCGGTTCTGCTGGTGGAAACGTGGGACCAGCCCTTACCCGTAGCGGGGGCTTGCGATGGCCGTTTTGTCATCATCACAGGCGACCCGTACACGCCTGAGGGTGTCGCGGCGTTGCCTCGCCTGGCGGAGCAAGCCGATGCTATTGTACTGAGTTCGCCGCGCAGTTGGCAGACACACGCACGCCAAAGCGCGCATTTTCCCGAAGCCGCGGCATTCTATCGCTCGCTTTTCGCAGGCGACCAGTTTGAGGTCGCCGCCGTTTGGCGGCCAGAGCCATCGTTGGGCGGCGTCGCGCTCAGCGCCAACCTGTTCACAGCAGCGCACGTGCCCACACCGTCGGCGTGGGAAGCCTCAGCACCACGCCGGCGTATTCAGATGGGGCGCTATGATGAAAGTTTTGCCGTTTATGACCATCCAGTCGTGCTCATTCTGACACGTCGGTGA
- a CDS encoding pseudouridine synthase: MAKERLQKVLARAGVASRREAEEMIRQGRVDVNGRMVTELGTKVDPEQDEIRVDGVRVRLDQVRKRYIALHKPRHYITTMRDQFGRKTVVDLVPFAAEEHLVPVGRLDAESEGLILLTNDGDLVNVLTHPRYQHEKEYVVEVYGHPNEDFFEAVKHGVVLEDGTRTLPAKVRVERKTDDTTILRVILREGRKRQIRRMFGILGHPVRKLKRVRIGPITLGNLPRGAWRELTPKEVKALQQLVREQTRKTKTARRPRQRRRR, from the coding sequence ATGGCCAAAGAACGTTTGCAAAAAGTGTTGGCGCGCGCGGGCGTCGCCTCGCGCCGTGAAGCCGAAGAGATGATTCGCCAGGGGCGCGTGGATGTCAATGGTCGCATGGTCACCGAACTTGGCACCAAAGTTGACCCCGAACAAGATGAAATCCGCGTGGACGGGGTACGTGTGCGACTCGACCAGGTGCGCAAGCGCTACATCGCTCTGCACAAGCCGCGCCACTACATCACCACCATGCGCGACCAATTTGGCCGCAAAACGGTGGTTGACCTGGTGCCCTTTGCCGCCGAGGAGCATTTAGTGCCCGTCGGGCGGCTGGACGCTGAAAGCGAGGGGCTGATTCTGCTCACCAATGACGGCGACCTTGTGAATGTGCTGACGCACCCACGCTATCAGCACGAAAAAGAGTACGTTGTCGAAGTGTACGGGCACCCCAATGAAGATTTCTTTGAAGCGGTCAAGCATGGCGTTGTGCTGGAAGACGGCACGCGGACACTCCCCGCCAAAGTGCGCGTGGAACGCAAAACCGATGACACCACCATCTTGCGTGTGATTTTGCGCGAAGGGCGCAAGCGCCAGATTCGCCGCATGTTTGGCATTTTGGGGCACCCGGTGCGCAAATTGAAGCGCGTGCGCATTGGCCCCATCACACTGGGGAATTTGCCCCGCGGCGCATGGCGCGAACTGACGCCCAAAGAAGTCAAGGCACTGCAACAACTTGTGCGCGAACAAACGCGCAAAACCAAAACGGCACGCCGACCACGTCAACGCCGCCGACGGTAA
- the fabF gene encoding beta-ketoacyl-ACP synthase II produces MASNELPRVVVTGIGVITSLGQNVETFWDGLIHGRSGIHRFNHFDASEWPVQIGGYIDDFDPTRYIPEKEARRMARFTQLALAATEEALADSGIDLSQYDPTRIGIEMGNAVGDLDTITKEYDVMKEKGPRRIKPHAGPSVLINMGACQLAIRYGIQGPAGAPVAACATGLYAVGDAMRRIQRGEADIVIAGSSEALLTPLAVAAFWRIQALSTRNDEPEKACRPFDKDRDGTVMSEGAATLILEREDIARARGARIYAEVVGYGISVDGFHLIAPDPQGRGAARAMTYALREAGISPEEVDWISAHGTGTPLNDLSETLAIKSVFGDAAYKVPVSSIKSMIGHTLGAAGTVSLVANIKAIETGIIPPTINLDQPDPQCDLDYVPNEAREARVDVAMSNAFGFGGQNACVIVRRYEG; encoded by the coding sequence TTGGCGTCGAACGAATTGCCACGCGTTGTTGTCACCGGAATAGGCGTCATCACTTCACTTGGCCAGAACGTCGAAACATTTTGGGATGGTCTCATCCATGGGCGTTCTGGCATTCACCGCTTCAACCATTTCGATGCCAGTGAGTGGCCTGTGCAGATTGGCGGCTATATTGATGATTTTGACCCCACGCGATACATTCCTGAAAAAGAAGCCCGCCGCATGGCGCGTTTCACGCAGTTGGCGCTGGCGGCAACCGAAGAAGCCCTGGCTGATTCGGGGATTGATTTGTCGCAATATGACCCGACCCGCATTGGGATTGAGATGGGGAATGCGGTCGGCGACCTGGATACGATTACCAAAGAGTACGATGTGATGAAAGAGAAGGGGCCGCGTCGTATCAAGCCGCACGCGGGTCCCAGCGTGCTCATCAACATGGGGGCGTGCCAGTTGGCGATTCGGTATGGCATCCAGGGACCGGCCGGTGCGCCGGTGGCGGCTTGCGCCACCGGGCTGTATGCGGTGGGGGACGCCATGCGCCGCATTCAGCGTGGTGAAGCCGATATCGTCATTGCCGGTTCAAGCGAAGCCTTGCTGACGCCGTTGGCGGTGGCGGCGTTCTGGCGCATTCAGGCGCTGAGCACGCGCAACGATGAGCCTGAGAAAGCCTGCCGCCCCTTCGACAAGGACCGCGATGGGACGGTGATGTCCGAAGGCGCCGCCACCTTGATTTTGGAGCGCGAAGATATCGCCCGCGCACGTGGGGCGCGCATTTATGCCGAAGTGGTGGGGTACGGTATCTCGGTAGATGGGTTCCACCTCATCGCCCCCGACCCACAGGGGCGCGGTGCGGCGCGCGCCATGACGTATGCCCTGCGCGAAGCGGGCATTTCACCGGAAGAAGTGGACTGGATTTCGGCGCACGGTACCGGCACGCCGCTCAACGATTTGTCCGAGACACTGGCTATCAAGAGTGTGTTTGGCGATGCGGCGTACAAAGTGCCTGTCAGCAGTATCAAAAGCATGATTGGGCACACGTTGGGTGCAGCCGGCACGGTCAGCCTGGTGGCGAATATCAAAGCCATCGAGACGGGCATCATTCCGCCAACCATCAATCTCGACCAGCCCGACCCGCAGTGTGACCTGGACTATGTGCCCAACGAAGCCCGCGAAGCCCGCGTGGACGTTGCGATGAGCAATGCGTTTGGCTTTGGCGGTCAAAACGCGTGCGTGATTGTGCGACGCTACGAAGGCTGA
- a CDS encoding response regulator, with the protein MSRTYRILVVDDDWVSAELVRRVLERVGYEAFVVHSPEDALNALEKETFDAAILDVMLPGMDGFTLARRIRQDPKTRLMPILMLTSMGDLSDKIAGFEAGVDDYVTKPFDSNELVYRLRALLLRAEESRGAGLVQVDRSAAPRGKVIAVFGTKGGVGKTLISVNLAIALQQKTQKRVAIFDADLLFGDVGVHLNLPTVRSIVDLIDQIDSLDEYAEQVLVPHSSGVYALLSPFRPEEAELVTAEHIGKVLEWLQTRFDYVVVDCPPAYDDRVLVVLEKADIILIVVTPEIGPLKNMSVFLDLAEQLGLSYDKIHLILNRANSNVGINVQTIERTLRHRVALQVVSGGRAVVLSVNRGVPIVLDHPNALISQQIRQIADFVLEQIRQPHSTR; encoded by the coding sequence GTGAGCCGCACCTATCGCATTCTTGTTGTGGATGATGATTGGGTCTCCGCTGAGCTTGTTCGGCGGGTCTTGGAGCGCGTCGGCTATGAGGCGTTTGTTGTCCATTCGCCCGAAGATGCACTCAATGCGTTAGAAAAAGAGACGTTCGACGCCGCCATCCTCGATGTCATGCTTCCGGGCATGGATGGGTTTACGCTGGCGCGCCGTATTCGCCAAGACCCGAAAACACGCCTCATGCCGATTCTCATGTTGACCTCAATGGGCGACCTGTCGGATAAAATCGCCGGTTTTGAGGCGGGGGTGGACGATTACGTCACCAAGCCCTTCGATTCAAACGAGCTAGTATATCGGCTGAGGGCGTTGCTCTTGCGTGCTGAAGAATCGCGCGGCGCCGGTTTGGTGCAGGTTGACCGGTCTGCAGCACCGCGAGGCAAGGTGATTGCCGTCTTTGGGACGAAAGGCGGCGTTGGGAAAACGCTCATCTCGGTCAATCTGGCGATTGCGTTGCAGCAGAAGACGCAAAAGCGCGTGGCTATTTTCGATGCGGATTTGTTGTTTGGCGACGTTGGCGTGCATTTGAACCTGCCCACGGTGCGCAGTATCGTTGACCTGATTGACCAGATTGATTCACTCGACGAGTACGCTGAGCAAGTGTTGGTGCCGCATTCGTCGGGCGTGTACGCCTTGCTTAGCCCCTTCCGCCCCGAGGAAGCCGAATTGGTGACCGCCGAGCATATTGGCAAAGTGTTGGAGTGGTTGCAGACCCGCTTCGACTATGTGGTGGTTGACTGTCCGCCGGCTTACGATGACCGCGTGCTGGTGGTCTTGGAGAAGGCTGACATCATCCTCATTGTGGTGACGCCGGAAATTGGACCGTTGAAGAATATGAGCGTCTTCCTGGATTTGGCGGAGCAGTTGGGGCTTTCGTATGACAAAATCCATCTCATTTTGAACCGCGCCAACTCCAACGTGGGCATCAATGTGCAAACAATCGAACGCACATTGCGACATCGGGTTGCCTTGCAGGTGGTGAGTGGTGGGCGTGCTGTGGTGCTCAGCGTCAACCGGGGGGTTCCCATTGTGCTCGACCATCCCAATGCGCTGATTTCGCAACAGATTCGCCAGATTGCCGACTTTGTTTTGGAGCAAATTCGCCAGCCCCATTCCACGCGCTGA
- a CDS encoding sugar phosphate nucleotidyltransferase, with protein MQALILAGGRGTRLRPLTDLYPKPLLYLPGGTLLDHLLNQLERLAITDIAIVVNYKADAIARHIRKRRHIRLIQQKGPATFMAALASAADWVQGPTLVLHGDNYFGQWLEPYVRRATPGRNTFFVSQDAAFGDTAARMAQTGAYILQPEIFRWARMLVEHDSLQALTYEIVARNAPMQILPTNICRFNVNEPSDLLHITHLMLRDWSSMVHPPYANLLYDPMMLSWKARDAVVEESSLGLYVTIGHGAHVRRSRLRHALVFPHTHVEDEEEEFVILAESRRVRIQMYVPMPHLMMPVAVAP; from the coding sequence GTGCAAGCATTGATTCTGGCAGGAGGACGTGGGACACGTTTACGCCCGTTGACAGATTTGTATCCGAAGCCCTTGCTGTATCTCCCCGGTGGAACGCTACTCGACCACCTTTTGAACCAACTGGAACGCCTCGCAATCACAGACATTGCCATTGTCGTCAACTACAAAGCCGACGCGATTGCCCGCCATATCCGCAAACGCCGTCATATTCGCCTCATTCAGCAAAAAGGCCCCGCCACCTTTATGGCGGCATTGGCAAGCGCCGCCGACTGGGTACAGGGTCCGACATTGGTTTTGCACGGCGACAACTACTTTGGTCAGTGGCTTGAGCCCTATGTGCGCCGTGCCACACCTGGGCGAAACACCTTCTTCGTCTCCCAGGACGCGGCTTTTGGCGATACGGCGGCACGCATGGCGCAAACCGGCGCGTACATTCTGCAACCAGAGATTTTCCGCTGGGCGCGCATGCTTGTCGAACATGATTCCCTGCAAGCCCTCACCTATGAAATCGTTGCGCGCAACGCGCCCATGCAGATTCTTCCCACCAACATTTGCCGCTTCAACGTCAATGAACCTTCCGACCTGTTGCACATCACCCACCTGATGCTGCGCGACTGGTCAAGCATGGTGCATCCACCATACGCCAACCTGCTCTACGATCCCATGATGCTGTCGTGGAAAGCGCGCGATGCCGTTGTCGAAGAGAGCAGCCTTGGGCTGTATGTGACGATTGGACATGGCGCACATGTTCGCCGCTCGCGATTGCGGCATGCTCTCGTCTTCCCCCACACGCATGTGGAAGACGAAGAAGAAGAATTCGTGATTTTGGCGGAATCGCGGCGTGTACGCATTCAAATGTATGTGCCCATGCCACACCTGATGATGCCCGTGGCCGTCGCTCCCTGA
- a CDS encoding NUDIX hydrolase, whose product MVEKWHVEREEIAYADRWVRVVRAHVRLPNGRAYVYTTLWRVPGAAVVALNEKGHVLLVREYRHPLGQVIDQLPGGLVDEGETPLVTAQRELREETGLEAREWEWLGEVEDNPGLIAGTTTLFLARDVHPVAEPAREWTEFLEMRWEAPDVLQARIARGEIRDRVVLAAWAFLTARGVL is encoded by the coding sequence ATGGTGGAAAAGTGGCATGTTGAACGTGAAGAAATCGCCTATGCTGACCGTTGGGTGCGTGTGGTGCGTGCTCACGTGCGGCTTCCGAATGGACGTGCGTATGTCTATACCACGTTGTGGCGCGTGCCGGGGGCGGCGGTTGTCGCCCTCAACGAAAAGGGGCATGTGTTGTTGGTGCGAGAGTATCGCCATCCGTTGGGGCAGGTGATTGACCAATTGCCGGGCGGTCTGGTTGATGAAGGCGAAACCCCGCTCGTGACGGCGCAACGCGAATTGCGCGAAGAGACGGGGCTGGAAGCCCGCGAGTGGGAGTGGTTGGGCGAGGTTGAGGATAACCCTGGATTGATTGCCGGGACAACAACGCTCTTTCTCGCGCGTGATGTCCACCCGGTCGCTGAACCTGCGCGCGAGTGGACCGAGTTTTTGGAGATGCGTTGGGAAGCCCCCGACGTGTTGCAGGCGCGTATTGCGCGCGGCGAGATTCGCGACCGGGTGGTGTTGGCGGCGTGGGCGTTTCTTACGGCGCGCGGGGTGTTGTAA